A genomic segment from Perca flavescens isolate YP-PL-M2 chromosome 13, PFLA_1.0, whole genome shotgun sequence encodes:
- the pou4f3 gene encoding LOW QUALITY PROTEIN: POU domain, class 4, transcription factor 3 (The sequence of the model RefSeq protein was modified relative to this genomic sequence to represent the inferred CDS: deleted 1 base in 1 codon), with amino-acid sequence MMTMNGKQHFSMHPALHEPKYPGLHSGSEGMRRVCLPAPQLQGNIFGGFDESLLARAEALAAADSIVSHGKNHPFKPDVTYHTMSSVPCTSASSSSSTTVPISHVPSTIASHHHHHHHHLGQTLEAGDLLDHLSSSLAVTGMGAPEPPGMTTSAHHHQHPHHHLQTMGQLHQAMANMAHPHSLSVHGGMACINDVESDPRELEAFAERFKQRRIKLGVTQADVGSALANLKIPGVGSLSQSTICRFESLTLSHNNMIALKPVLQAWLEEAEAAYREKSSKPDLFNGNERKRKRTSIAAPEKRSLEAYFAIQPRPSSEKIAAIAEKLDLKKNVVRVWFCNQRQKQKRMKYSAVH; translated from the exons ATGATGACCATGAACGGCAAGCAGCATTTCTCCATGCACCCGGCTCTGCACGAGCCCAAGTATCCCGGCCTGCACTCAGGCTCGGAGGGCATGCGCAGAGTCTGTCTGCCCGCCCCGCAG CTGCAGGGCAATATATTCGGAGGCTTTGATGAGAGCCTGCTGGCACGGGCAGAGGCTCTGGCGGCTGCTGACAGCATTGTCTCTCACGGCAAGAATCACCCGTTCAAACCAGACGTGACTTACCATACCATGAGCAGTGTCCCCTGCAcctcagcctcctcttcctcctccaccaccgTGCCCATCTCCCACGTGCCCTCCACCATCGCCtcccaccaccatcaccaccaccaccacctcggacagaccctggAGGCCGGGGACCTCCTGGACCATCTCTCCTCCAGCCTGGCCGTGACCGGGATGGGTGCTCCGGAGCCTCCCGGGATGACCACGTCGGCGCACCACCACCAGCACCCTCACCACCACCTGCAGACCATGGGGCAGCTGCACCAGGCGATGGCCAACATGGCCCACCCTCACTCCCTGTCAGTGCACGGCGGCATGGCATGCATCAACGACGTGGAGTCGGATCCCAGGGAGCTGGAAGCCTTTGCTGAGCGGTTCAAGCAGAGAAGGATCAAACTCGGAGTGACCCAGGCGGACGTTGGGTCGGCACTGGCCAACCTCAAGATCCCCGGAGTGGGGTCTTTGAGCCAGAGCACCATCTGCAGGTTCGAGTCCCTCACTTTGTCCCACAACAACATGATAGCGCTCAAGCCGGTTCTCCAGGCCTGGCTCGAGGAAGCAGAGGCTGCGTACCGGGAGAAAAGCAGCAAGCCGGACCTTTTCAACGGGAACGAGAGGAAAAGAAAGCGCACCTCCATCGCCGCGCCGGAGAAGCGCTCTTTGGAGGCGTACTTTGCCATCCAGCCTCGGCCCTCCTCGGAA AAAATTGCGGCCATCGCCGAAAAACTGGACCTGAAAAAGAATGTGGTTCGAGTGTGGTTTTGCAACCAGAGGCAAAAACAGAAACGAATGAAGTACTCTGCGGTGCACTGA
- the rbm27 gene encoding LOW QUALITY PROTEIN: RNA-binding protein 27 (The sequence of the model RefSeq protein was modified relative to this genomic sequence to represent the inferred CDS: deleted 2 bases in 1 codon) has translation MIIENVEALKSWLAKLLEPICDADPSALANYVVALVKKDKPEKELKALCADQLDVFLQKETTGFVDKLFECLTTKNYLGNPAAKEVPKEEVKPPAVKSDVVEAETPEEERENRRRRSPLRTFNESRSRDDRRRDERKRRDFDRHGKSANDSHRERERRRVSPRGRSYSRSRSRSRSGSRGKSRDREHRGGRDFKSKFELERKDTDCYNSSNTSGSQQQQHPSPLLPLPTPPHPFSSSSSAGVSGPGGVPVVTPAHLPDSTTDSWSGYYGTQRQDVVGKPFSNKTVSLKQRCRDYDEKGFCVRGDLCPFDHGNDPLIVDDVNLPNMIPFPPRLLCPPLVPMPPITEPPPPLRMPAMPPYGQPPPPGVFPMTGPPLIVTSGIDTPNHQTAITSSPPIGPPGVGLPPTLPPPPPPSSSSSVSLRPQYVQSEYNYDPEGYNPESPGLTAAGRNPYRQFIPRVQTQRSNLIGLTSNEGQGSRAANIVIQTEPATAASTPGSNVSRFNTEQDSRKRTMVPSTAEGPAAKKPWIEKPSFNNQHKNTFPKRYHYVNTKLEVRKIPRELNNITKLNEHFSKFGTIVNIQVVFGGDPEAALIQYTKNEEARRAISSIEAVLNNRFIRVYWHREPGTNNTGLQQLEQSSGSQVAGSVPSQGLQPSNMHKGIKQHSPAAYVLNKTVPKHHLQALPGVTATTKPGSLNTNPDAVTVVPALTNTQKGPYTSTALKSSSKSFGKTGKALEAQEVLKKKQEALKLQQDMRKQKQEMLKTQIECQKALINRLEKNRGMKPEERANIMKTLKELTEKIEQLQNEMNPASQVSSAKPNHGQSKTKTDAQKELLDAELDFHKKMTSGEDTTDLKRKLGQLQVEATRLGLIQPPVGRGRGRGKMALEHGSVHVGRGRGRSREMMARSGTVNRMVVDHRPRALAILGVTQEEKDELKPHFVKFGEVEDVRDQDANSVVMTFKTRSEAENAANQGAKFKGRVLQISWYKPKTPSVTTEPEEEEAKDEDNAKEASSYLPGEEEEEEEDDDEDDEYESRSWRR, from the exons ATGATCATAGAGAATGTTGAAGCCTTGAAGTCATGGCTGGCAAAACTCCTGGAGCCAAT ATGTGATGCTGACCCCTCTGCTTTAGCCAACTATGTGGTGGCTCTTGTAAAGAAGGACAAACCGGAGAAAGAGCTGAAAGCACTTTGTGCTGATCAGCTTGATGTTTTCCTACAAAAAG AGACAACAGGATTTGTGGATAAACTCTTTGAATGTCTGACAACTAAGAACTACCTGGGAAATCCTGCTGCCAAGGAAGTCCCTAAAGAAGAGGTCAAACCACCTGCAGTCAAATCTGATGTTGTGGAG GCTGAAActccagaggaggagagagaaaacaggCGGAGGAGAAGTCCTTTGAGGACCTTCAATGAATCCAG GAGCCGTGATGACAGGAGGCGAGATGAGCGTAAGCGCCGCGACTTTGATCGGCACGGGAAAAGCGCCAATGACTCGCACCGCGAGCGGGAGCGTCGCAGGGTCAGCCCCCGTGGGAGGAGCTACAGCCGAAGTCGCAGCCGAAGCAGGAGTGGCAGCCGAGGAAAGAGCAGGGACCGCGAGCACAGAGGAGGCAGAG ACTTCAAGTCTAAGTTTGAGCTGGAAAGGAAGGACACAGACTGCTACAACTCTTCCAACACATCCggctcccagcagcagcagcacccgTCGCCTCTCCTTCCCCTGCCCACACCTCCGCACCCCTTTTCTTCCTCGTCGTCCGCTGGAGTCTCAGGACCAGGAGGTGTTCCCGTAGTAACACCGGCTCACCTGCCCGATAGCACTACAGACAGCTGGTCTGGCTACTATGGCACCCAGAGGCAAGATGTTGTCGGCAAGCCTTTTAGCAACAAGACTGTTTCGCTCAAACAGCGCTGCAGGGATTATGATG AAAAGGGATTTTGTGTCCGTGGTGACCTATGTCCATTCGACCACGGCAACGACCCTCTCATTGTTGATGATGTCAATCTACCGAACATGATTCCGTTCCCTCCCCGCCTGTTATGCCCCCCGCTGG TGCCCATGCCCCCGATCACTGAGCCACCCCCTCCCCTCAGGATGCCTGCGATGCCACCCTATGGCCAGCCACCACCACCGGGCGTCTTCCCCATGACTG GACCCCCACTGATAGTAACCAGTGGGATTGATACCCCTAACCACCAAACGGCAATCACTTCTTCTCCTCCTATTGGACCGCCTGGTGTGGGGCTGCCGCctactcttcctcctccacctcctccctcctcgtCCTCATCTGTATCTCTTCGTCCCCAATATGTCCAGTCTGAAT ATAACTATGATCCAGAGGGCTATAACCCAGAGTCGCCAGGCCTGACTGCAGCAGGTCGTAACCCGTACCGTCAGTTCATTCCCCGGGTGCAGACGCAGCGCTCCAACCTTATCGGCCTCACCTCCAACGAAGGACAAGGCTCGAGAG ctgcCAACATAGTGATCCAGACAGAGCCTGCCACTGCAGCCAGCACTCCTGGAAGCAACGTGTCCCGTTTCAACACAGAGCAGGACAGCAGGAAGAGAACCATGGTACCCAGTACAGCTGAGGGACCAGCAGCTAAAAAACCTTGGATTGAGAA GCCAAGCTTTAACAACCAACATAAGAACACTTTTCCCAAGAGGTATCACTATGTGAACACCAAGTTGGAGGTGCGCAAGATCCCACGTGAGCTCAACAACATCACCAAGCTCAATGAGCACTTCAGCAAATTTGGAACCATTGTCAATATCCAG GTGGTGTTTGGCGGAGACCCAGAGGCGGCGTTAATCCAGTACACAAAGAACGAAGAGGCCAGGCGGGCCATATCCAGCATTGAGGCGGTCCTCAACAACCGCTTCATCCGTGTGTACTGGCACCGCGAGCCCGGCACCAACAACACAGGGCTTCAGCAGCTGGAGCAGAGCTCAGGGAGCCAGGTGGCCGGGTCAGTGCCCAGCCAGGGACTGCAGCCCAGCAACATGCATAAG GGTATCAAGCAGCACAGTCCAGCCGCCTACGTGTTGAACAAGACTGTTCCCAAGCATCACCTGCAAGCATTGCCTGGGGTCACAGCTACAACCAAGCCGGGCAGCCTGAACACAAACCCAGATGCTGTCACT GTGGTGCCTGCATTGACAAACACCCAGAAGGGCCCCTATACTTCCACAGCCCTAAAGTCCTCCTCAAAGAGCTTTGGAAAAACGGGAAAAGCACTAGAAGCACAGGAAGTCCTCAAGAAGAAACAG gagGCATTAAAACTCCAGCAGGACATGAGAAAGCAGAAGCAAGAGATGTTAAAGACACAGATTGAGTGTCAGAAG GCCTTGATAAACCGCCTTGAGAAGAACCGAGGGATGAAACCTGAGGAACGAGCCAACATCATGAAGACCCTGAAGGAGCTGACGGAGAAGATCGAACAGCTGCAGAATGAAATGAACCCTGCCTCCCAGGTATCCAGTGCCAAACCCAACCACGGCCAGTCCAAGACCAAGACTGAT GCCCAGAAGGAATTGCTGGATGCTGAGCTGGACTTTCACAAGAAGATGACCTCTGGAGAGGATACAACAGACCTCAAGAGAAAACTGGGACAGTTGCAGGTGGAG gcGACTCGGTTGGGTCTGATCCAGCCCCCAGTGGGTCGAGGTCGGGGCCGAGGTAAGATGGCGCTGGAGCACGGTTCAGTGCACGTGGGCCGCGGCCGGGGCCGCAGCCGGGAGATGATGGCGCGAAGCGGTACCGTGAACCGCATGGTGGTCGACCACAGACCCAGAGCCTTGGCTATTTTGGGGGTCACTCAAGAGGAAAAGGACGAGCTAAAGCCGCACTTTGTG aaatTTGGTGAGGTCGAGGATGTCCGTGACCAAGACGCCAACAGCGTCGTCATGACCTTTAAGACACGAAGCGAAGCAGAGAAT GCAGCTAACCAAGGAGCTAAGTTCAAGGGCCGTGTGCTGCAGATTTCCTGGTACAAGCCCAAAACGCCCTCTGTCACAACAGAgccagaggaggaagaggctaAAGATGAGGACAATGCG AAGGAAGCTAGCTCATATTTGCCCggtgaagaggaagaagaggaggaggacgacgaTGAAGATGACGAATACGAGAGCCGATCTTGGAGACGATGA